ATAATTGAGGAACTCGCCATATTTTCAGAGCTAATTGAATAGAGAAATCGAATCTGAAAGTGACTAGAATATAGTGATTACGGCATGCATTTACCTGCAAATAACACGCAATCGTACGGGCTGCAAATTGTTGGAATACACACTGCACGAGAAGCTGTACCACGACTAGAGAGGCCGTCTTGTGAAAGGAAAGATTTAGCGTTATCTTTAAACACCGGGTGTAGTTCTTTGATAACAGGCAAGGAAACTTCACCAGAAATATCTCGGACTTCAACTTTGCTGTCAATAGGCATAGAAGACAAACGTTAAAAGGTGTTTACGGAGTGGAAGACATAGGCTATGTACCTTGGTTTAGGTTTTGGAGCCTCTGTTGATGCTATGAAGGTCTGAAGAAAACTATCTAAATCCTGCCCCTTTTCTTTCCGCAACTTCATAGGAACGTGTCGCACGTTACGCATCATACGACTAAACCCCAAGTCGGGAAGCAAATTGGATCCTATCACTGAACTATCGCCGATGGCTTGGCATGCCGAAAGATCAGATAGAGTAAGGAATGAGAAAATAAGATCACTTCCTTTCAAAGCTGGTTGATGAAGTAAAGTTCGTAAAAAGGTTTCGAATTCCTGTgacaaaataaatagaaaatgtgaTTAATTcagaaaacattgaaaaacatGGAAATTTCCTCTCACAACTCGAACGCTTTCCAAAAAAGCCATGCTTCTGGTCCCAAACATCTTTTTCGGGGGAAGGCGATTGGTGACAAACTCCCCATGAAACTCGGTAAGCTTGCTCTCCAAGTGAAAAAACTCGAGATAGGTTCGAATTACAGTCCAGTGATACTCTTCGGGATCGTCCTCCGGCCTTATATCACCTCTTTGGATTTCTACTTCAAAACCCCATATGGCTTTACCAGCTGAATCGACGGCCGATACTACGCGTGGAATGGACGTTTTCCAAGCTGTCAGGTCTCTCCCGGAAACCGGAATCAGATCCGCATAGGCACTACAAATtcgtgaaaattaaaataggaAACTATCATATAAATAAACAGGAAAAAGTCTgcgtaaaataagaaatttaccCTCGATCGTCTGCATCAACATCATCTGCAATAAAATCTGCCTCAGTCAAATCAATTCCTGTATCGTAATTTTCATCTTCTGGTTCCAGTGAAGCTAGTTTAGCATCTGCTGCTAACCAGCTTGGGCGTAACGCAGCCCGTAGCTTCTTACCCCATCCAGTTGACacagcttctttttttctataaaacgtattttcttttaGTGGCTGAAAACATGCTATTTTTCTGATGACGGGTGAAagtttctttgcattacaagACGCAGTGGTGCGTAAATTACAGTCCAAAGTGGAAAAAAACCCagcaagtttaaaaaatttcacccATCATTTAATACAGGTTTATGAAATACTTGGTGCTTTTCGAAGAACCTCCTGACTGTTGTGCGTCAGTGACTAGTTggtaaaactaaacaaaaataaaaactctagTTAATGCAAAATTCATCCCGAACAATGATTATTTTAGGAGTACCTCAGGACTACGGTAAAAACGAGGCAAAATTTTAGTCTCCAAGATGTCCATTACATAGTCGTAGGCCTGAAATAAAGTAGAGCTCGTTCTCAAGCGCACAATTTCGGTGGCGCTTGCATAaacaattgatttcatttgattcttcGATTCGTTTTCAAATCCAATGCAGTCTGGCGACGAATGACAGAAATACATTGCAAACATCTTTTGTCCCATTAGCTGTAACCGTTTCATTTGCTCCGGCTTGAGATCAGGGttcaacagtttttcattaaactCATCTGTGTTAACAtaaaaagaacaataaaaTAGAGTACAGTTGtaaacttaaaattttaaaaaatactcaccaacagcaaaacaaaattgtagaTACTTGAGGGTGTTTATTCGTTTTAAAAACTGCATCAGTTGGTACAAGTGCGGCGGTGTTTTCAGAATCGATGAAAGACTAGGGTACAAACACTAAAAACAAgacaattttgaaatcaaagtttccaaaataatattaatataATAACGTCATACCAGGTCTTTGGTATTGGGTTGACAATTATTTGTAAAATTGTTCAATATTTGAACACCGGGGTCCGATTCCACGGCTTGACTTCCTAATAACATAGTACTATATTCATCTAAGCACACAATCATTAATCGGTTGATATTCTCGGGATTCGCTAATGCATCCATGGCATGTTGAAGAACCTGGCAGCTGAGAATATCGCGTACTAAAATAGATAGTAACCTAGAGTAATAATACATTAGTAATGATTTTACGAAGATAATAATTGATTTAGCCCTTTTACTTGCTCGATTTGAGTTCATTTGGAAGAAGATCTTTGAGGATTTGCTCTGAGCAGTGTTTCAAATATACTTCTTCTGTTTGTCTACTAGAAATTGCTGGATGAAGATTTTCTCCAAAACACTGTAAGACATATTTCTCAATTTCTATGGAATGACTTCTTTCAAGGCCAGTagagaaacattccaaatgcCACAAAAATGCTGGAATAATCTTTTTAATTAGCAATTTAGGAAAGTCAATCTAGAAAAGAAGTACATTAGTGAAATGTGGAATGGAGAAGACAAATATCATTATACTTCATCAAGTAGCTGGTGTAACCTGACAACCATAAATTTAATTATGTGGCGTACTTCATTGACAAATTCATCCTCTTTAACATCTAATGCTGAGTGCCAGTGTATAAcaaatttttccaaaatgcCATCAAGgaacttgaaaaatggaaaaaaatataacagttTTCAATGCAGAtcttaaaaattgtttcttactCTTTCTAAAGCTTCGTTTACATCACATGAAATAGTGCCACCATCAACTATAAAGTATGGAGAAGAAGGCTTAGTACGGAATTTGTGTTTCTGCTTGATTTCTGGTAAGTTAGTTCTCTCAGCCCCTAAAAGAAGTTGGTTGAAGTAGACAATGAGTACAGGGAGTTTGAAGGCAACAAGAcatgatgaaagaaaaagcacTGCAACAGGATACCTGCATAAAACCGAAAAGTTTTAATAGTGACAGCGTTTCATGAATAACAATAAGGTCGATTACCCAAAAAAGTATCCATACAGTATACTTGAGGCACCAACGGATATCTTAAACGCTACTAGAAGGTTTTGAgtagttaaagaaaaaatccaatttaacACCTTTGTTccattccacatttttttcccatcacAGTGAACACACAAGACACATCACGCGATTGTTGTCTAATAACTGAAACGGTAAGTCCCAAACTCCGTTACCCCCCGAGTCTTGACTTGACTTCGTTTTTCGGTCTGTCTGCTAATCATCTGCTGCTAGAATACAAATATATTACGTCATATGCCCCAGGGCATAGACACGTATGtcatttcgaaataatttataatcgatttcacaattttgacgcaaaattcttgtaaaagaaattaaatttttttattgccaaaACTAATACTCTCtttagaaaatttcttttatattaaaaTTTGCTGAAGTTAGACAACGCCCAACATTACAGTTTCAGAACTTTCGAGTTTCGActgtgttttgtgttttgaaatttttcatacGAGGGTTTCACTAGTTTCTTGATTCTTGTTTTAATTTGCCttaattaaaattagaatTAGATAGAACAATTGTTTTCATTATATCTCTGATTGACGCCAAACTTCTTTCGTTGATTTGAAGTTTTTAACTATGTCAAACGTATTTCTCCCCAGGGTGAACCGACAAGTCAGAATTCTCAGAAATGAGTCAATTTGTGGATTGAGATTTAATCACGTGATTATTAagtcttcttttctatttacaGAACCGAAATGATGCATTAGTTCAACATAAAAGAAAGCCATGCTTTCtgattccaaaagaaaaagagtttcaCCCTCATTCCCCTTGTGAAGTTTGTTTTTCGTCCACTTCAAACTTACACCCATGTGCTTATGAAGAGCTTGGTGTAAGGAATTtggtatgattattattttatttatgtttcAATAGACTCATTATTACTTTGGTTTGATTAGCTTGCAGTTGCCCAGCCTAATAGTAAGCTTTCAATCCCATGGCATAACATCCTGCAACAACATTTTAAATCACTCCAAGTACACTGGGGCCAACTTGAAAAACTTGGACAAATTGATGCTCCTAAGCTTTATGTTGTTATTCACCAAAACAAGTTTGATGTCACAGTTTTAGCTTACACTCTTCTAGTAGGGCTTCAGGAAACTAACATTGAGTTTCTGAACCAAAATGATTCCAATTATTCGGGGTTATCAAATCCTGTTGctgataaagaaaataatggaaaagTTTCAAAAGTATTGTTCATTGATGCTGAAAATTCTGGCAAGTTTTATTCATGCATTAAATGTTGATGTTATCCTTACataagtttttctttctcagatTTACTGTTGACAGCTGTTGGAAACTCATTTTGTGGAAGTGATCAAATTGATTTGTTACTGATCCCAACTTCTGTTTGTTATGAGCTGGCAATCAAAGACGCTTCAAGTTCTTCCGAATTACACAGTAATTGGAAACCTAACGTCCGTATCAATTTTGGGCTCCCTCATTCCTTTAAGGTAACTATAGaatcttttataaaaattaatctgttattacatatttttattgcattgatctttttttccctgACTGTCACTCTTCATCGTCAGGACTTTATCAgcaataataaaaacgaaaacaacatGATCGACTTAAAACAACATATGCGGCATGGTAGTTCAAATTATTCATCGCCCTCTGCTTCTCCattgccatttttattttgtttcttagaAATTTGGAGGAACACCCCAATTATGAGTGTTCATGTCTTGTCAATGATACTGCAATaccgaatcaaatcaaaagatttCGAATTGAAGGATTGTGCTCAATTAAtggatgaatttcaaaaaaaattccgcCAACACCATGATCTGGCTTTCGTTGGCGACCTCGATGCTATCACACAATATAGTTTAGAGGTTTTTTCTATGAAGGGattcgttcctttttcttcagttGCTGTAGAAGTAATGAAACTCGAATCTCTTATGAGTAAGTAAGCTTtccaccaaaaaaaagaaagactttCGATTGTTTGTAGTCACTTCTAATTCTGAATTTTGCTTTTTAGTGAAAAGTTTATTTTCCGCGATGGACGTGATGGAATTTGACTTGCATTCTGATACATGCCGAGTCAGTCAGAACCGGTTACTGGAAAACTTCCGCAAAATTGCAAGTCTTTTACGCcatgaaattgatttcattaatCCGCCATGCCTGTCAGCTTCTgcttctgaaaaaaaagctctAGATTATTTGATTGACAATCTAGTGCTGTCACAGCAATCAGATGAGCCCAATTCCGGTGAACAGCTAATGGCCAAGAGAATAGCTTACAACCTGGATGTTGAatctgaagatgaagaagattgGGCACGCAGGCCTACTATCGATACGTTATTTTACGTCAACATAGCCAATGCCCTTTCCCACAAATGGATTACTACGGTAACTTCTACAGTTTTAGACGTATACTAGTAAGTACACActagaaatttcttttcgttatacttttttcttgtctgaaAGTATGTTTATGTACTAATTCTTTTAACACGTGATTTTAGTGTTGCAGCTAAACAGCTTCTCGAACTTCGTAAAATAGATGTTGTGGAAGAAACTGTGTTTCTACAACGGATTTCCGAAGAACTTAAGAGAAAAGGTGAATTCACAAATGATaaattttatcgtttttttttaatcctcaacaaatttttcaattcatcTTTCAATAATGTTGTTAGGGCATGATTTTGATGCTGCAGCACAGAATGCTATGAAGTTATTCAAAGAAGAAGGCATCATCGAAAGTTACAGCCACTCAGATGTAAAGATCCTTTATTTAAAGGACCCATTCGATGAAACCCGTATTTTGCGCCTTATCCATGAAATTGCACAATTTTGTTAGACCAAAGACGGTTAGCAAGAAAAACTGAGAACTATGATCTCAGTTCACTGTGATGTATCAATTATTACTTTAATATGTTCTATTATTATGGAAacgtgtgcgttttttttcaacttctgttcaagtaaaaagaattttttttttttaccaaatacAAATCTAGAAAAGTCAAATAAAAtcctcaaaataaataaaacttgtGCGAAATAATGATATTATGTTATATAGGCTACTGTTTACCCTCATGAAATTGTATTTCCTGCAATTTAATTAGTGTGCAATTTTgcaagtaaaacaaatttagtgcatcttttagtgacattaaaaaaactaaCTCGCTCATGgtcttgtttttaaaaagcccGCTAGTCCACTTTTAAGAATTTTTGTGAAAACAATTTGCGCGCGAAATCAGTAACAGATGACAGCGCCACTACCGCCAAATTACTCATTTGACTAATGCCTAGTCAGGCAGACGGTCGTCGGTTCCATAGCCCTTGTGCTACTGTTGAATGGACCACGTGCAGCAGGATTTTTTCAGCTTTTCaactggagcagcagcagacccACAAATGGAACGTGAAAATCGACGAACTCAAACTTCAAGCAGCTTCAAGCATCGCCGATGTATGTAAGTCTCTATGTTTTCAATTTGCTATTCGAAACGAAACTTGAGGATGAAAGATTCGTGCTGCTACCTTGATTTCGGTTTTTTGTGGGAGAACAAAAGAGTCGTGACTCTGCTACCTTGATTTTGGTTCTTTGTGGAAGATCAATGATATGTGGATATTCATCATGTTTTTTGAGGTTTTGAACCATTTTGTTGTGCAGCTTTTTAGGAAAGAGATTCTTATGATCAGGCCTCTAGTTCACATCCTTTTTCGCTTTGAATTTCACACAAGTTTTCCCTTGATTATAGAAATAGTAATCGTGTAAACTAGTTCTGCTGtcctgtttattttttttttattgaacacTATACAGCAACCAGTGCACATAGCTTGAGTCAATCgattaaattttaagaaaaaaatcgactACAATCGCCAAGAAGGTTTCTGTTTTCTATTGAAACACagcattttttctctctttatagAAAACAGTATCCATCGTTTTGATGACACCATTCTGGCTGAAGGGCATCTGCCTGAATTCCACGTTGAACCAATCGTTCACGATGGTGGTTCATGCGGTGCTCGGCAGCGCGCCAGTTTGTGTCCGGGTCAGTCCACAGTCTTTCAGCCAGAGCTGAACTACGAGGCCATAGTTTCCCTTCGATAGCTGCTCCGTCAACCTATTTCAAAATTGCaatgttttaattcatttctcaCTGAAATGATTGCCCTCGTTATATACGTACTTGTTCAGACCAGATGGCGGCTTCCCCGCCTAGAATTTGTTGACTATTGAATGTCTCGTTGAAATTGACGATAAGTTTTCGTGGGCTGTTTTCGTAAACTTTTTGCCAACCGATGTAGGGTGAGCACCAATTGTTGGGCCCTTCACCAACCCATTGCCCGTACCCGCAATCAAAGTACCTGTTGAAAAGTTAGACGTTATTGGAATCGTGTGTCATTTtacattcattttcattgcCTGCGTACCATGCGTCATAATTTGACATGATTAACTTGAAGCCTTGGCGGTAAAGTTGAGCGATACTCAGGTCAGTACCCGTTGTCCAAATTTGAATGATGTATCTTTCCTTGTCCAGAAATTTGTCGGCATGGCCATCCTCTGTCAGGCCGCTGGTCCACAAAACGATGGGTTGTTTATTGCCGTAAGCTTTGTCTACTTCTTCTAGAGATCGGTTCTGAAAGTGGGTCCAGAGATATAGGAAATCCTCTTTGCTGTAGTCATTTCGGCCGCGAGCCCTCAGCCAATCGATAATTTCAGTGGTTTCGTTCCAGCAACTGAAATTCACCTCGTCGCCACCCATGTGGAAAATATCGCTCTGGAATAAATCATTCATATCCTGGTAGATGTTGCTCAATACGGAGTAGATGTTATCGTTGACTGGGTTCAGGATTCCGCAAGGTGGCTCAACGCAGTATGTGGGCCATGGTTCTTTATTGACGCAAAGAGCTAACTGGCCCATCCCAGCACGTTCGCCCCACTCCCATCCGCTGCCAACGTGAGCTGGTGCGTCAAATTCCGGAACGATCTTGACTCCTCTAACCGTGGCGTAGTGGACCAATTCTTTGATATCTTCAGGGCGGTACACTTTTGAGGGGGAATACGCTCCGTAAAGCGCAAGTCGTGGCTCCCGAGTTGACACGAACGGGAAGGAATGCGTATCAGTCAGATGCCAGTGGAATACGTTCAGTTTATCGTAGGACATGGCGTCGATAATCTTCTTGATGACTGGAACGGCGACAAAATTACGCGAAGTGTCGATGAGAAGACCGCGGTGAACAAAGGCTGGCGAGTCGGATATGTTGGCAGCCGTCAACATAATCATCGATTCCAGACTATCGTCCCAGGCCATAATTTGCGATAAAGTTTCAATGGCGTGACGAGCTCCGAAAAAAGTCTGAGCCGTGATGGTAACGGTTGTAGTACTGGACGGACTATTTGGTGCAGCCACAGTTGCGAATTTTGTTGACACGTACAAATTATAAGATTCACTCGTTTCCATCCCGAGTCTTGCCTCACCCGATGTGATAGACACTACAATATTAATTTGCGGCCGCTGTTGTTCTTTTGCTGTTTGGCTACGACTCCGGAATGCCTCCGGAATACTCTTGTTGATGACGTCACGGAATATTGTAATCGCTTCATTCGTCAACGACTTAacctgtaaaaataatttgcatTAATGGAATTGATTCGCATTGAGAGGTGAGATGGAGTACCTCGGAACTTGGTGCGTTGATTCGATTGGTGCGGATGTCGGTCGGAAGAAAAGACACAAGGGTTTTTGATAGATAGATTCCGTCGCGGGGTTTTGGCCATAGCACCGACTCGTCATTGCAAGTCAATTTACAACCTGCCAGTGTTGGGTTGTCCATGTTATCTCCTTCTTGTACAGGCGAATCTTTTGCCACTTTAACACAACCCCTGCCAGTTCGGCACGCCCAAGCCCAGGGGGATGCTTGCCTGCATAAAGAAAGACGTGCACATTTTAGAAAGTAACCTGAATTGTCAACGGCGTGATTTAATATatgcgcatttttttttcttttactctgCCATTCGTTTTACATAAAACTGGAATCGTTTGTCAAAGGGTCGAATTGGAAATTTGGAACGGGAACAATGACTTTGTACACggtaatttgattttcttaccCGGTTTGGCGTTGTCCACTGGCTATTTGAGCGATGACGCCATTGGCTATGAAAAACAATCCGACGATGAAGAGAAATTTCGTATCCATCTCTCCTATTCAGAGGTCTCAAGAATTGTGCTCGGAAGTGTAACACCAAATGGTAGCGCTCTTGGCTGCAGCGTTGTCGCGCTCCTGAATCCAAAATTGGGAGCAGCGAAACTAAGCAACTCAAACTAGTCTGCTTGAAggggaaaatttattttacatgtAGGCAGTTGTGGGTTATTGTATATACAGTAGTGTCTGTTGAACATACCTTTTGGGTGAGGGTTGTCTAATGACGTAGAAACCACTGTTATTCTACTCGTAATGGCTAATGAAGAACGCTCGTTAACGTCTCTTTAGCTGCTTACCATGTGACGTCTTGTTCTGTCGGCTTCAGCTCGGACTGCTCGATGGAGATTCACTTCTTTGGTGAAACGGTCAAGCCATTTATTGGTTTTCTCTCCTTTGATGTTGTTGGTTTAGCTCTGGCCTTCAAACGAGTTCGTATATCCTGGtttgatgtttttctttttcacataaAATGGGGTTTTTTAAAACTCCCCCATCGCTTGGCTCATGGGTTTTAACCTTAGGCGCTCTgaccagtttttctttttttgcattcCGGTTGTTTGTACATGATCAAGGTAGGGCGAGTTCAGGAATCTTTAGCTTGGCAACCAAAGGGCGTGATATTGTTGAAGGTTATTGTGCAATAACCAGTTCACATTTTCAATCCGACTTTGATTTCGTCTGAAATCGcgataaacaaatttttatgaaAGGTAGTTTGTAGAAATCCCCAAAGATGGCGCAACAATTGATTACCCGCCATGAcacgaaaatgaattttcccagatttgaatttttaaaattaaacggAATCGCTGTgctttgaaatttgaactgCATCTTTCTCAATGAATGGAAACGGTAGCCTATTTCTATTTGAGGTTTTCAAATGAAGACATTGAGCGATCGTCTAGCCAGCGTCAGCGCTAGGATTTTGTATTCGCCAACAATATCAGGTTGCGTCATCAGCGTCAAAGTGAACTTTCCTGTTATCCTGTTTGACGGGAGGGGAAATTCACCACGTTCCTCCGGCGGTTTTTCCCGACCAAATAAGGGGCTGTGACGCTCGACGAGCTTTGCGCGTTATCTATCATTCAATGTTGCTATTTCAAAACTAAATCGGCGGTCCTGCATATTGCGTAGTGTATAGATCGTAGACCTCACCAtcctaggggggggggggggaggtgcTAAAGTTGAGATGATGGAACGAAATCGCTCAAATGTATGGAGAGCAAGATGGTTGTGGTCCACTAACAATTCCAGCGCGCTGTTTACATATCGCATTGCGGAACGTGACTGAGTGGTttcgttctttcttttccattttcctgACATCCTTATATGGAGGATGATTTCGAAGAAGTCGtgattatcattttctttcgtttttcattttcattttcaagtctttaagAAGGAGATCCTTCTCGTTTAATGTGATATGACGAATGGATTTCAGACTGTTGTAATAGGCTGCAGCGTCTAAGGCGATCAATGGGTCACTTCTCgctttggtttcattttgctGGTCCCTCTGGCCGCGAGGATCACGATCTTTGAGAGAAGATAGGATTTTCTACTTTCGTCTAATATGTCCATGTCTCGAAAGAAATAGCTTGATTGGGCGGACACTGTCTTCTGCGCAATCCGTTCGGAAATCCCCACAAGCCATTTTGGATCATGTGTATGTACTTTTATAGAATAAAAGACACTCAACGCAGCGTAACGCAGTTCTAATAAATCGATGATCGCCTTGATGATCGTTTGTGTTTGCAGTCTGTTTCGGCGTGCCTTGCGTGTCTCCCGTCCAACGtatatacacagcagcagcagcacaaaagGGGGACGGAATGCCAATATTTCACACTCGCCTTCACTTTTGCTCCGCGCACGGGACGCCTGGTTCTGCTGGCATCCATCCGGAATGGAGAGAGTTGTGCGGTACCAAGTTTGAGCTCCGAGCTGTTCCCACTCGGAAAGATCGATGGATGTGCGCGATGCGGGGGACGTCGGCTTAATAAACGAGAAACGGATGAACCGCCTTAATTGTTGGATAAAGTTCTATAGGCTACCAGTGATTGCCCTTTTTTTTGCACGTcaggctttttgtttttaacgcgTTTTTAAGGCTTTCACATGTCAGCTTTTACAGCGGATTGCAAGCCGGAATTCGTTTGTTAACGGACCGTGAACATGGATATGTCTTGATCTTCGAGCCAAAGCGGCCAGAAAGTTTTGAGTTCGAGTGATCTTCTCGTCACTTCATCCTCTTTTCGGGTGTGTTTTGCGGAAACGTTTTACTATTATTCATACGTCCCTAAAGTATCCCATCAaaccattattattatgttttttttttaaccaacagcatttttcttttcacaatGTCGGAATATTTGCCATGAATAATGGATCGGGCCTTTAAAGGCTCGTTTTGTCGGTCTGTcggctctctcttatttttttgttgtcgaaaTTTTCACCCATACTTTGACGTATGAATAGCACGTTATTGTTATCGCAACGATTCGCCAACCCCGAAATATACAccgtgaaaaaatgaaatgtaaaaagaaaaggattcgTGTCGAGTCACCTTAACCCAGGGCGGAAATATAATGGAGCGTGTGCTGCGAGACACGTTTCCATGTTTACCTTTTTTGCAGCAGCAGTGTTAACGTAGCAATGGAATGAGGGGAAAAACGAGTAATAGGGACCATATATACAAGTTGTAGGTGTCAGTCAGTAATCGTAAATCATCCAAACGAAGGCTGGTGGACCGTCTCGCTCACACACAGAGAAGCATAACAAGCCATAAGTCATTAAATCGTTGGGGGTAGGCCTGTAAAGGGACGGACACGATCCTCACTTATCCTCCGAGGTGTCGGCCAttctttatttccctttcttcttcgtttctttGTGGTGATGGAAATCTCTTTTTACGAAGGTGTACATGATTCGTGACGGCCGGAAAAAATGCACTATGATGCTGCTCAAGTTTGTTGGCCGTTGCAAGTTTAAATGGTTATTATACGTCGTGTACGCATGTTTCATGTGTACATACGAAAGTGGAAACTTAGGCAATGTCGCTGtacaaagttctttttttttcaaagattgtGTAATAAAATCTGTTGAGCACGAACGAGCCCGAAAGAgacacaaaaaggaaaagac
Above is a genomic segment from Daphnia pulicaria isolate SC F1-1A chromosome 8, SC_F0-13Bv2, whole genome shotgun sequence containing:
- the LOC124352527 gene encoding sorting nexin-14-like isoform X2 produces the protein MVVRLHQLLDEIDFPKLLIKKIIPAFLWHLECFSTGLERSHSIEIEKYVLQCFGENLHPAISSRQTEEVYLKHCSEQILKDLLPNELKSSKLLSILVRDILSCQVLQHAMDALANPENINRLMIVCLDEYSTMLLGSQAVESDPGVQILNNFTNNCQPNTKDLCLYPSLSSILKTPPHLYQLMQFLKRINTLKYLQFCFAVDEFNEKLLNPDLKPEQMKRLQLMGQKMFAMYFCHSSPDCIGFENESKNQMKSIVYASATEIVRLRTSSTLFQAYDYVMDILETKILPRFYRSPEFYQLVTDAQQSGGSSKSTKKKEAVSTGWGKKLRAALRPSWLAADAKLASLEPEDENYDTGIDLTEADFIADDVDADDRGAYADLIPVSGRDLTAWKTSIPRVVSAVDSAGKAIWGFEVEIQRGDIRPEDDPEEYHWTVIRTYLEFFHLESKLTEFHGEFVTNRLPPKKMFGTRSMAFLESVRVEFETFLRTLLHQPALKGSDLIFSFLTLSDLSACQAIGDSSVIGSNLLPDLGFSRMMRNVRHVPMKLRKEKGQDLDSFLQTFIASTEAPKPKPSKVEVRDISGEVSLPVIKELHPVFKDNAKSFLSQDGLSSRGTASRAVCIPTICSPYDCVLFAALKIWRVPQLLWSVLVGLRSLLSVYFDAYARNYFRAKFYSVIQPAKVTLAIKLLHETVLNQSSSESSNKVEYRQAAWKSIVKSIPSWMKNIFGVHAIENRCDLIFQCLQFPVLNKQISYVVLDIVLNETFPEIFSNDATDPSSP
- the LOC124352527 gene encoding sorting nexin-14-like isoform X1 produces the protein MWNGTKVLNWIFSLTTQNLLVAFKISVGASSILYGYFFGYPVAVLFLSSCLVAFKLPVLIVYFNQLLLGAERTNLPEIKQKHKFRTKPSSPYFIVDGGTISCDVNEALERFLDGILEKFVIHWHSALDVKEDEFVNEVRHIIKFMVVRLHQLLDEIDFPKLLIKKIIPAFLWHLECFSTGLERSHSIEIEKYVLQCFGENLHPAISSRQTEEVYLKHCSEQILKDLLPNELKSSKLLSILVRDILSCQVLQHAMDALANPENINRLMIVCLDEYSTMLLGSQAVESDPGVQILNNFTNNCQPNTKDLCLYPSLSSILKTPPHLYQLMQFLKRINTLKYLQFCFAVDEFNEKLLNPDLKPEQMKRLQLMGQKMFAMYFCHSSPDCIGFENESKNQMKSIVYASATEIVRLRTSSTLFQAYDYVMDILETKILPRFYRSPEFYQLVTDAQQSGGSSKSTKKKEAVSTGWGKKLRAALRPSWLAADAKLASLEPEDENYDTGIDLTEADFIADDVDADDRGAYADLIPVSGRDLTAWKTSIPRVVSAVDSAGKAIWGFEVEIQRGDIRPEDDPEEYHWTVIRTYLEFFHLESKLTEFHGEFVTNRLPPKKMFGTRSMAFLESVRVEFETFLRTLLHQPALKGSDLIFSFLTLSDLSACQAIGDSSVIGSNLLPDLGFSRMMRNVRHVPMKLRKEKGQDLDSFLQTFIASTEAPKPKPSKVEVRDISGEVSLPVIKELHPVFKDNAKSFLSQDGLSSRGTASRAVCIPTICSPYDCVLFAALKIWRVPQLLWSVLVGLRSLLSVYFDAYARNYFRAKFYSVIQPAKVTLAIKLLHETVLNQSSSESSNKVEYRQAAWKSIVKSIPSWMKNIFGVHAIENRCDLIFQCLQFPVLNKQISYVVLDIVLNETFPEIFSNDATDPSSP
- the LOC124312012 gene encoding uncharacterized protein LOC124312012, whose amino-acid sequence is MSNVFLPRVNRQNRNDALVQHKRKPCFLIPKEKEFHPHSPCEVCFSSTSNLHPCAYEELGVRNLLAVAQPNSKLSIPWHNILQQHFKSLQVHWGQLEKLGQIDAPKLYVVIHQNKFDVTVLAYTLLVGLQETNIEFLNQNDSNYSGLSNPVADKENNGKVSKVLFIDAENSDLLLTAVGNSFCGSDQIDLLLIPTSVCYELAIKDASSSSELHSNWKPNVRINFGLPHSFKDFISNNKNENNMIDLKQHMRHEIWRNTPIMSVHVLSMILQYRIKSKDFELKDCAQLMDEFQKKFRQHHDLAFVGDLDAITQYSLEVFSMKGFVPFSSVAVEVMKLESLMMKSLFSAMDVMEFDLHSDTCRVSQNRLLENFRKIASLLRHEIDFINPPCLSASASEKKALDYLIDNLVLSQQSDEPNSGEQLMAKRIAYNLDVESEDEEDWARRPTIDTLFYVNIANALSHKWITTVTSTVLDVYYVAAKQLLELRKIDVVEETVFLQRISEELKRKGHDFDAAAQNAMKLFKEEGIIESYSHSDVKILYLKDPFDETRILRLIHEIAQFC
- the LOC124311811 gene encoding chitooligosaccharidolytic beta-N-acetylglucosaminidase-like, whose product is MDTKFLFIVGLFFIANGVIAQIASGQRQTGQASPWAWACRTGRGCVKVAKDSPVQEGDNMDNPTLAGCKLTCNDESVLWPKPRDGIYLSKTLVSFLPTDIRTNRINAPSSEVKSLTNEAITIFRDVINKSIPEAFRSRSQTAKEQQRPQINIVVSITSGEARLGMETSESYNLYVSTKFATVAAPNSPSSTTTVTITAQTFFGARHAIETLSQIMAWDDSLESMIMLTAANISDSPAFVHRGLLIDTSRNFVAVPVIKKIIDAMSYDKLNVFHWHLTDTHSFPFVSTREPRLALYGAYSPSKVYRPEDIKELVHYATVRGVKIVPEFDAPAHVGSGWEWGERAGMGQLALCVNKEPWPTYCVEPPCGILNPVNDNIYSVLSNIYQDMNDLFQSDIFHMGGDEVNFSCWNETTEIIDWLRARGRNDYSKEDFLYLWTHFQNRSLEEVDKAYGNKQPIVLWTSGLTEDGHADKFLDKERYIIQIWTTGTDLSIAQLYRQGFKLIMSNYDAWYFDCGYGQWVGEGPNNWCSPYIGWQKVYENSPRKLIVNFNETFNSQQILGGEAAIWSEQVDGAAIEGKLWPRSSALAERLWTDPDTNWRAAEHRMNHHRERLVQRGIQADALQPEWCHQNDGYCFL